The following are encoded in a window of Pseudomonas graminis genomic DNA:
- a CDS encoding phage tail protein: MSAILPNGAIFEIAATNSPPTDFTAITNAKPPEVTAPGHGFKDGDVLVVTSGWTRLNDKVVRVAASTDDAFTLEGIDTTKTTVYTAGSGIGAVRAATGWAQISQVTDNNSSGGEQQFATFGFLEESDDRQLPTTKNPITLTLTVADDDSLPYVAPVEAADDDREPRVLRLTLPNGATIYYNAYVSITPTPTLTRNNVMARVITLSLASRPTRYKGA, translated from the coding sequence ATGAGCGCGATTCTTCCCAACGGCGCGATCTTCGAGATTGCCGCCACAAACAGCCCGCCGACAGACTTCACCGCGATTACCAACGCCAAACCGCCGGAGGTCACTGCGCCCGGCCACGGATTCAAGGACGGAGACGTGCTGGTTGTGACCTCCGGCTGGACCCGTCTCAACGACAAGGTCGTACGTGTCGCAGCCTCCACCGATGACGCCTTCACGCTGGAAGGCATCGACACCACGAAAACCACTGTTTACACAGCCGGGTCGGGCATCGGTGCAGTTCGAGCGGCCACCGGTTGGGCGCAGATCAGCCAGGTCACCGACAACAACAGTTCGGGTGGCGAACAGCAGTTCGCGACGTTCGGTTTTCTGGAGGAGTCGGACGATCGTCAGCTGCCAACCACCAAGAACCCCATCACCCTGACCCTTACCGTCGCCGATGACGATAGCCTGCCGTACGTCGCACCTGTCGAGGCTGCGGATGACGATCGCGAGCCGCGCGTGCTTCGTTTGACCCTGCCGAACGGTGCGACCATTTACTACAACGCCTACGTGTCGATCACGCCGACCCCGACGCTCACCCGCAACAACGTCATGGCACGCGTCATCACCCTGTCGTTGGCCTCCCGCCCGACGCGTTACAAGGGGGCTTGA
- a CDS encoding phage tail assembly chaperone translates to MATRFKIAQAATFTADVEIPRVGGTTIKVSFEFRYRDRKALAKLFAGWHQAAERDQERFKQNGDEVTLIDLTDAHIERQIEQVSELVVGWGFDDAFTPDAVRALVETSAGAGDAIVTAYQNAFAVARLGN, encoded by the coding sequence ATGGCGACCAGGTTCAAGATCGCCCAGGCCGCGACGTTCACGGCAGACGTCGAAATCCCCCGCGTTGGTGGCACCACGATCAAGGTGTCATTCGAGTTCAGGTACCGCGACCGCAAGGCGCTGGCGAAGCTGTTCGCCGGCTGGCATCAGGCTGCAGAGCGTGATCAAGAGCGCTTCAAGCAGAACGGCGACGAGGTCACGTTGATCGACCTCACCGACGCCCACATCGAGCGCCAGATCGAGCAGGTCAGCGAGTTGGTCGTGGGCTGGGGCTTCGACGACGCGTTCACCCCGGACGCAGTTCGTGCCTTGGTGGAGACCTCTGCCGGCGCCGGTGATGCCATCGTCACGGCTTACCAGAACGCGTTCGCGGTGGCACGCCTGGGAAACTGA